A section of the Bacillus sp. HSf4 genome encodes:
- the mdh gene encoding malate dehydrogenase — protein MGKKRNKVSVIGAGFTGATTAFLTAQKELADVVLVDIPQLENPTKGKALDMLEASPVQGFDADVKGTANYEDTAGSDIVVITAGIARKPGMSRDDLVATNEKIMRSVTREIVKYSPDCIIIVLTNPVDAMTYAVYKESGFPKERVIGQSGILDTARFRTFVAQELNLSVKDITGFVLGGHGDDMVPLVRYSYAGGVPLETLLPKDRIDAIVERTRKGGGEIVNLLGNGSAYYAPAASLTEMVEAILKDQRRVLPTIAFLEGEYGYSGIYLGVPTIIGGNGLEKIIELDLTESEKSQLDQSVQSVKNVMKVLS, from the coding sequence ATGGGAAAGAAGCGAAATAAAGTATCTGTCATCGGAGCGGGTTTTACAGGTGCAACAACTGCATTCTTAACGGCTCAAAAAGAATTGGCCGACGTCGTTTTGGTCGACATTCCGCAGCTGGAGAACCCTACAAAAGGGAAAGCGCTCGATATGCTTGAAGCGAGTCCTGTCCAAGGATTTGACGCGGATGTGAAAGGGACGGCGAACTATGAAGACACGGCCGGTTCTGATATTGTCGTCATTACGGCGGGCATCGCAAGAAAGCCTGGAATGAGCCGGGACGACCTCGTGGCTACGAACGAAAAAATCATGAGAAGTGTAACCAGAGAAATTGTCAAATATTCGCCTGACTGTATCATCATCGTGTTGACAAACCCTGTTGATGCGATGACTTACGCCGTATACAAAGAATCGGGCTTTCCGAAAGAGCGGGTCATCGGACAGTCCGGAATTCTGGATACTGCAAGATTCAGAACGTTTGTCGCTCAGGAGCTGAACCTGTCTGTCAAAGACATCACCGGTTTTGTGCTGGGCGGTCATGGCGACGATATGGTACCGCTCGTTCGTTACTCTTATGCAGGCGGTGTTCCGCTTGAAACGCTTCTTCCAAAAGACCGGATCGATGCCATTGTCGAAAGGACGAGAAAAGGCGGGGGAGAAATTGTCAACCTGTTAGGAAACGGAAGCGCCTATTATGCGCCAGCCGCTTCTCTGACTGAGATGGTTGAGGCGATCTTGAAAGACCAGCGCCGCGTGCTGCCGACCATTGCCTTCCTTGAAGGCGAATACGGCTACAGCGGTATTTACCTCGGCGTACCGACGATTATCGGCGGAAACGGTCTTGAAAAGATCATTGAGCTTGATCTGACCGAGTCTGAAAAAAGTCAGCTTGATCAATCCGTACAATCGGTTAAAAACGTGATGAAAGTACTCTCATAA
- the icd gene encoding NADP-dependent isocitrate dehydrogenase — protein sequence MAQGEKITVSGGVLNVPNNPIIPFIEGDGTGPDIWRAASRVLEAAVEKAYNGEKEITWKEVYAGEKAYNKTGEWLPEETLDAIREYLIAIKGPLTTPVGGGIRSLNVALRQELDLFTCLRPVRYFTGVPSPVKRPEDTDMVIFRENTEDIYAGIEYAKGSEEVEKLISFLKNELGVNKIRFPETSGIGIKPVSEEGTSRLVRAAIEYAIEHGRKSVTLVHKGNIMKFTEGAFKNWGYEVAEKEFGDKVFTWAEYDRIVEKDGKDAANKAQSEAEAAGKIIVKDSIADIFLQQILTRPAEFDVVATMNLNGDYISDALAAQVGGIGIAPGANINYETGHAIFEATHGTAPKYAGLDKVNPSSVILSGVLLLEHLGWNEAADLIIQSMEKTIASKVVTYDFARLMDGATEVKCSEFGDELIKNMS from the coding sequence GTGGCACAAGGTGAAAAAATTACAGTCTCTGGCGGAGTATTAAACGTTCCAAACAACCCGATCATCCCGTTTATTGAAGGGGACGGAACCGGTCCTGATATTTGGAGAGCGGCTTCCAGGGTTTTGGAAGCAGCCGTTGAAAAAGCTTATAACGGCGAAAAAGAGATTACCTGGAAAGAAGTTTACGCCGGGGAAAAAGCATACAACAAAACCGGTGAATGGCTTCCAGAGGAAACGCTTGACGCGATCCGCGAATACCTCATCGCGATCAAAGGTCCTTTAACAACTCCTGTAGGCGGCGGAATCCGTTCATTAAACGTCGCTCTCAGACAAGAGCTTGACTTGTTTACATGCCTGCGCCCTGTCCGCTACTTCACTGGCGTACCATCCCCGGTTAAGCGCCCTGAGGATACAGACATGGTCATCTTCCGTGAAAATACCGAAGATATCTACGCCGGCATCGAGTATGCGAAAGGCTCTGAAGAAGTTGAAAAGCTGATTTCTTTCCTGAAAAACGAGCTGGGTGTCAACAAAATCCGCTTCCCTGAAACATCAGGCATCGGCATCAAGCCTGTTTCTGAAGAGGGAACATCAAGGCTTGTCAGAGCGGCGATCGAGTATGCGATTGAACACGGCCGCAAATCTGTCACACTCGTACACAAAGGAAACATCATGAAATTCACTGAAGGAGCCTTCAAAAACTGGGGTTATGAAGTGGCTGAAAAAGAATTCGGCGATAAAGTGTTCACATGGGCCGAATACGACCGCATCGTCGAAAAAGACGGCAAAGACGCGGCTAACAAAGCGCAAAGCGAAGCTGAAGCAGCCGGAAAAATCATCGTTAAAGACAGCATCGCCGACATTTTCCTTCAGCAGATTCTGACGCGTCCGGCCGAGTTTGACGTCGTTGCGACAATGAACCTGAACGGGGACTACATCTCAGACGCCCTTGCAGCACAAGTGGGCGGAATCGGCATCGCACCTGGAGCAAACATCAACTATGAAACAGGACATGCCATCTTTGAGGCGACACACGGAACAGCGCCTAAATATGCCGGACTGGACAAAGTAAACCCGTCTTCGGTCATCCTTTCCGGCGTTCTGCTTCTTGAGCATTTAGGCTGGAATGAAGCTGCCGACCTTATCATTCAATCGATGGAAAAAACCATCGCTTCCAAAGTCGTGACCTACGATTTTGCCCGCCTGATGGACGGCGCGACAGAAGTAAAATGCTCTGAGTTCGGGGATGAGCTCATCAAAAACATGTCTTAA
- the citZ gene encoding citrate synthase, translating to MTATRGLEGVVATTSSVSSIIDDTLTYVGYNIDDLTQKASFEEVVYLLWHLKLPNREELTELKKQLSENAGIPKEVIDHFKSYSNGKVHPMAALRTAVSLLGLFDEEADQMDSDANYRKAVRLQAKMPALVAAFSRIRKGLEPIEPNPELGFAANFLYMLNGKEPSPIEVEAFDKALILHADHELNASTFTARVCVATLSDVYSGITAAIGALKGPLHGGANEAVMKMLSEIGEVENVDSYIQAKFEKKEKIMGFGHRVYRQGDPRAKHLKEMSRRLTNLTGESKWFEISERTEQIVTSQKKLPPNVDFYSASVYHSLGIDHDLFTPIFAISRVSGWLAHILEQYENNRLIRPRADYTGPDMQTFIPIEERS from the coding sequence ATGACAGCAACACGCGGCCTAGAAGGGGTAGTCGCCACTACATCATCAGTGAGTTCAATTATTGATGACACCCTTACATATGTAGGGTATAACATCGATGATTTGACACAAAAAGCCAGCTTTGAAGAAGTTGTGTATCTGCTTTGGCATTTAAAGCTGCCGAACAGGGAAGAGCTTACCGAGCTAAAAAAACAGCTTTCTGAGAATGCCGGTATCCCCAAAGAAGTAATTGATCATTTCAAATCCTACTCAAATGGAAAAGTCCACCCGATGGCAGCACTGCGCACAGCCGTTTCTTTACTGGGATTGTTCGACGAAGAAGCAGATCAAATGGATTCGGATGCAAATTACAGAAAAGCGGTCCGTCTACAGGCCAAGATGCCTGCGCTTGTCGCCGCATTTTCAAGAATCCGCAAAGGGCTTGAGCCGATCGAGCCAAATCCGGAACTCGGCTTTGCCGCTAATTTTCTCTACATGCTGAATGGAAAAGAACCTTCGCCGATAGAAGTGGAAGCGTTTGACAAAGCTTTGATCCTGCACGCGGATCATGAACTGAACGCATCGACTTTCACGGCCAGAGTATGCGTAGCCACGCTTTCTGACGTATACTCAGGTATAACAGCGGCAATCGGCGCCTTGAAAGGCCCGCTTCACGGGGGAGCAAACGAAGCTGTTATGAAAATGCTTTCAGAGATTGGTGAAGTGGAAAATGTAGATTCATATATTCAAGCCAAGTTCGAAAAGAAAGAAAAGATTATGGGCTTCGGCCACCGCGTATACCGTCAGGGAGATCCGCGTGCAAAACATTTGAAGGAAATGAGCAGGCGGCTGACGAATTTAACCGGTGAAAGCAAATGGTTTGAGATTTCCGAGCGGACTGAGCAAATCGTCACATCTCAAAAAAAGCTCCCGCCGAACGTAGACTTTTATTCTGCATCGGTTTATCATAGCTTAGGAATCGACCATGATCTTTTCACGCCTATTTTTGCGATCAGCAGGGTATCAGGATGGCTTGCCCATATTCTTGAACAGTATGAAAACAACCGTCTGATTCGCCCGCGCGCAGATTATACAGGCCCTGACATGCAGACATTCATTCCGATTGAAGAAAGAAGCTGA
- a CDS encoding DUF441 domain-containing protein, protein MFTQANLFLLLLLAIALVAKNQSLIIAVSVLLLIKLVGLDQKLFPAIQSKGINWGVTVITIAVLVPIATGEIGFKQLGEAVKSYYAWIALGAGILVALIAKNGITLLAEDPHITTALVFGTILAVALFKGVAVGPLIGAGIAYLVMQAVQHFTP, encoded by the coding sequence ATGTTTACTCAAGCCAATTTATTTTTGCTACTTTTGCTGGCGATCGCTTTAGTTGCGAAAAACCAGTCTTTAATCATTGCCGTATCCGTCCTGCTTTTAATCAAGCTGGTCGGCCTCGACCAAAAGCTGTTTCCCGCCATACAATCCAAGGGAATCAACTGGGGCGTGACGGTGATTACGATCGCCGTTTTAGTGCCGATTGCAACAGGCGAGATCGGATTTAAGCAGCTCGGTGAAGCGGTGAAATCATATTATGCGTGGATCGCCCTCGGCGCCGGCATCCTCGTAGCGCTGATCGCCAAAAACGGCATCACATTGCTTGCGGAAGATCCGCATATTACAACCGCCCTTGTGTTCGGAACGATTTTAGCCGTCGCTTTATTTAAAGGTGTCGCGGTCGGCCCTTTAATCGGCGCCGGCATCGCATATCTTGTCATGCAGGCGGTACAGCATTTCACTCCGTAG
- the ytvI gene encoding sporulation integral membrane protein YtvI, with protein MALRAGSVLILAAAIGTLGYYSFPLTYPFVIALILAVIINPFVEWLEERSGFPRGLNVAIVLSAFLTAGAGFLTLIVAEIASGAAYLAKILPAQLNRAALYVEHFFTNRIMPLYNQLAAYFDGLEAGQQESIITQIEHLGSKIASSTALFLSKILETVPLFFAFLPNTAAVLIFSLLATFFISKDLHKLKKGAQAFLPERLVSGAAAVYAELKKALAGFLKAQLALVTITMVLVMIGLFVLKVNHAIAIAFLIAIVDLLPYLGAGSVFVPWIVYLAITKQLPLAIGLGVLYVVVLLFRQLAEPKILSKSIGLHPLSTLIALFAGFKLFGFLGLIMGPALLVLIQALFTTGILKDIWLFIIKGEQK; from the coding sequence ATTGCACTTCGGGCGGGCTCTGTGCTCATCCTCGCTGCGGCTATCGGAACGCTCGGCTACTACTCTTTCCCGTTAACCTATCCTTTTGTGATTGCCCTTATTCTCGCTGTCATCATCAATCCTTTTGTGGAATGGCTGGAAGAGCGGTCGGGCTTTCCGAGGGGTCTTAATGTCGCCATTGTACTGTCCGCTTTTTTGACAGCGGGGGCCGGTTTTTTAACATTGATCGTCGCCGAAATCGCCTCCGGTGCTGCTTATTTGGCCAAAATACTGCCCGCCCAGCTGAATCGGGCAGCTCTTTATGTCGAGCATTTTTTCACAAACAGAATCATGCCGCTGTACAATCAGCTTGCCGCATATTTTGACGGGCTCGAAGCCGGCCAGCAGGAATCCATCATCACGCAGATCGAACATTTGGGCAGTAAAATCGCTTCAAGCACCGCCTTATTCCTTTCTAAAATTCTTGAAACGGTGCCGCTTTTTTTCGCATTTCTGCCAAATACGGCAGCCGTGCTGATTTTTTCACTGCTGGCCACTTTTTTCATCAGCAAAGATCTTCATAAATTGAAAAAAGGAGCGCAGGCATTTTTACCAGAACGCCTGGTCTCGGGGGCAGCTGCGGTCTATGCTGAATTGAAAAAAGCACTAGCGGGATTTTTAAAGGCTCAGCTTGCACTCGTGACCATCACGATGGTTCTCGTGATGATCGGACTGTTCGTATTAAAGGTCAACCACGCGATCGCCATCGCCTTTTTGATCGCGATTGTCGATCTTCTCCCATATCTCGGGGCGGGGTCTGTGTTTGTCCCATGGATCGTCTATTTAGCGATAACCAAACAGCTGCCGCTTGCGATCGGCCTCGGGGTTTTGTACGTTGTGGTCCTGCTTTTCAGACAGCTTGCCGAACCAAAAATTTTGAGCAAATCGATCGGACTTCACCCTTTAAGCACGTTAATCGCCCTTTTTGCCGGGTTCAAGTTGTTTGGGTTTCTCGGACTGATCATGGGTCCCGCGCTTCTCGTCCTTATTCAAGCGCTCTTTACGACGGGGATTTTAAAAGATATATGGCTATTTATTATAAAAGGAGAGCAAAAATAA
- a CDS encoding FxsA family protein, with protein sequence MKFFLLFLVIFPASEIGLFLLSANWIGVLPTVLLIILTGFLGAALAKKQGIEVYHKVQRDLQYGKMPGDAILDGLCIFIGGMLLLLPGFLSDIIGLLLLFPASRNRLKPFLSRKLKRMSEGRRVKIIK encoded by the coding sequence ATGAAGTTTTTCTTATTATTTCTCGTCATCTTCCCCGCTAGTGAAATCGGTCTGTTTTTATTGTCGGCTAATTGGATCGGCGTGCTTCCGACCGTTTTGCTGATCATCCTGACGGGCTTTCTCGGTGCAGCTCTCGCAAAAAAACAAGGGATCGAGGTATACCACAAGGTGCAGCGGGATCTTCAATACGGAAAGATGCCCGGAGATGCGATTTTAGACGGGCTCTGTATCTTCATTGGCGGCATGCTGCTTCTTTTGCCCGGGTTTTTATCGGATATCATCGGATTGCTGCTTCTGTTTCCGGCTTCACGCAACCGTCTGAAGCCATTCTTGTCCCGCAAGCTGAAAAGGATGTCTGAAGGCAGGCGGGTGAAAATCATCAAATAG
- the pyk gene encoding pyruvate kinase: MRKTKIVCTIGPASESVEKLTQLMEAGMNVARLNFSHGDFEEHGARIKNIREAAAKLGKDVGILLDTKGPEIRTHTMENGAIELEAGSQLIVSMEEVIGTTEKISVTYDGLIDDVSAGSTILLDDGLIGLEVIEVNADNGEILTKVMNSGTLKNKKGVNVPGVSVNLPGITEKDAKDIVFGIEQGVDFIAASFVRRPSDVLEIRELLEEHRATDIQIIPKIENQEGVDNIDRILEVSDGLMVARGDLGVEIPAEEVPLVQKELIKKCNALGKPVITATQMLDSMQRNPRPTRAEASDVANAIFDGTDAIMLSGETAAGNYPVEAVQTMHNIASRSEEALNHKKILSARSKQVGMSITDAIGQSVAHTAINLDVSAIVAPTESGHTARMISKYRPQAPIVAVTVNDSVSRKLSLVFGVFATSGQNHSSTDEMLENAVQKSLDTGLVRHGDLIVITAGAVGEAGTTNLMKVYVVGDVVAKGQGIGRKSAIGEVVIAENAKDASEKMKDGAVLVTKCTDRDMIASIEKAGALITEEGGLTSHAAVVGLSLGIPVIVGVENATSILKQGEEITVDSARGAVYRGRASVL; encoded by the coding sequence ATGAGAAAGACTAAAATCGTTTGTACAATAGGTCCGGCCAGCGAAAGTGTGGAAAAGCTCACTCAGCTGATGGAAGCCGGAATGAACGTGGCGCGTCTCAACTTTTCCCACGGAGATTTTGAAGAGCACGGCGCAAGGATCAAAAACATCCGCGAAGCGGCCGCCAAGCTCGGAAAAGATGTAGGGATTCTTCTTGATACAAAAGGGCCGGAAATCCGCACGCACACGATGGAAAATGGTGCAATTGAGCTGGAAGCCGGTTCACAGCTGATCGTTTCAATGGAGGAAGTCATTGGGACGACAGAAAAAATTTCTGTTACATATGACGGTTTGATTGATGATGTGTCAGCAGGTTCAACCATTTTACTTGACGACGGCCTGATCGGTCTTGAAGTCATCGAAGTGAACGCAGATAATGGCGAAATTTTGACGAAAGTCATGAACAGCGGAACACTCAAAAATAAAAAAGGCGTCAATGTGCCGGGTGTCAGTGTGAACCTTCCGGGAATTACGGAAAAGGACGCGAAGGATATCGTCTTCGGAATTGAACAAGGCGTCGATTTCATCGCTGCGTCATTTGTGCGCCGCCCGTCAGATGTTCTTGAAATCCGCGAATTGCTTGAAGAGCATCGCGCAACAGACATCCAAATTATCCCGAAAATCGAAAATCAGGAAGGCGTCGATAATATCGACCGCATTCTGGAAGTGTCTGACGGCCTGATGGTTGCCCGCGGCGATTTGGGCGTTGAAATCCCGGCGGAAGAGGTGCCGCTCGTTCAAAAAGAGCTGATCAAAAAATGTAATGCGCTCGGCAAGCCTGTCATCACGGCAACACAGATGCTGGACAGCATGCAGCGCAACCCGCGTCCGACGCGCGCTGAAGCGAGCGATGTCGCAAATGCGATCTTTGACGGCACAGATGCGATCATGCTTTCAGGTGAAACGGCAGCCGGAAATTATCCGGTAGAAGCCGTGCAGACGATGCACAATATTGCATCCCGCTCAGAAGAAGCGCTCAACCATAAAAAAATTCTTTCTGCAAGGAGCAAACAAGTCGGTATGTCGATTACCGATGCAATCGGCCAGTCCGTTGCACACACAGCGATTAATCTCGATGTTTCGGCGATTGTGGCGCCTACAGAAAGCGGCCATACAGCGAGAATGATCTCCAAATATCGCCCGCAGGCGCCGATCGTTGCCGTTACTGTCAATGACTCCGTTTCAAGAAAGCTGTCTCTTGTCTTCGGCGTTTTCGCTACGAGCGGCCAAAATCACAGCTCTACGGATGAGATGCTTGAAAATGCGGTGCAAAAGTCGCTTGATACAGGCCTTGTCCGCCATGGCGATTTGATTGTGATTACAGCCGGTGCTGTCGGTGAAGCCGGTACAACGAACTTGATGAAGGTATATGTTGTCGGTGATGTGGTGGCAAAAGGACAAGGAATTGGCCGTAAATCGGCGATAGGAGAAGTGGTCATTGCCGAAAACGCGAAAGACGCGAGCGAAAAAATGAAAGACGGCGCCGTATTGGTGACAAAATGCACGGACCGCGATATGATCGCATCGATCGAAAAAGCGGGTGCTTTGATCACGGAAGAAGGCGGCTTAACAAGCCATGCGGCTGTTGTAGGCTTAAGCCTCGGCATTCCTGTTATTGTCGGTGTCGAAAATGCCACTTCCATCTTGAAACAAGGTGAAGAAATTACGGTCGACTCAGCCAGAGGAGCAGTTTACAGAGGACGTGCAAGCGTTCTTTAA
- the pfkA gene encoding 6-phosphofructokinase, producing MKRIGVLTSGGDSPGMNAAVRAVVRKAIYHNVEVYGIYNGYSGLINGKIEKLELGSVGDIIHRGGTKLYTARCPEFKTVEGREKGIANLKKYGIEGLVVIGGDGSYMGAKKLTEHGFPCVGVPGTIDNDIPGTDLTIGFDTALNTVIDAIDKIRDTATSHERTYVIEVMGRHAGDIALWSGLAGGAESILIPEADYDMEEILARLQRGHERGKKHSIIIVAEGVGSGVEFGKRIEEATNLETRVSVLGHIQRGGSPTAADRVLASRLGAFAVELLLEGKGGRCVGIQNNKLVHHDIIEILDQKHTVDQSMYRLSQELSI from the coding sequence ATGAAACGTATCGGAGTATTGACGAGCGGCGGGGATTCCCCTGGAATGAACGCGGCTGTTCGCGCGGTTGTCAGGAAAGCGATATACCATAATGTGGAAGTTTACGGAATTTATAATGGTTATTCAGGTTTAATCAACGGCAAAATAGAAAAGCTAGAACTCGGTTCTGTCGGAGATATCATCCACCGCGGCGGAACAAAGCTTTATACAGCAAGATGTCCAGAGTTTAAAACGGTAGAAGGACGGGAAAAAGGCATAGCGAACCTGAAAAAATATGGGATAGAAGGATTAGTTGTCATCGGCGGAGACGGTTCTTATATGGGAGCCAAGAAGCTGACAGAACACGGTTTTCCTTGCGTCGGCGTACCGGGAACGATCGACAACGACATTCCTGGAACAGATTTGACGATCGGCTTTGATACGGCCTTAAACACCGTGATTGACGCCATTGACAAAATCAGGGATACGGCGACATCTCATGAACGTACATATGTGATCGAAGTAATGGGCCGCCATGCCGGAGATATCGCACTATGGTCAGGTCTGGCCGGAGGAGCGGAATCGATTCTGATTCCTGAAGCCGACTACGATATGGAAGAGATCCTCGCCAGACTGCAAAGAGGACATGAGCGCGGCAAAAAACACAGCATCATCATCGTTGCAGAAGGTGTCGGAAGCGGAGTTGAATTCGGCAAACGGATCGAAGAAGCCACAAATCTCGAAACTAGAGTATCCGTTCTTGGACACATTCAGCGCGGGGGATCACCGACGGCCGCTGACCGCGTATTGGCGAGCCGGCTGGGAGCCTTTGCGGTTGAACTGCTTCTTGAAGGAAAAGGCGGACGCTGTGTAGGCATTCAAAATAATAAACTTGTTCATCATGATATCATTGAAATTCTTGATCAGAAACATACCGTTGACCAGAGCATGTACCGCCTGTCTCAAGAACTGTCAATCTAG
- the accA gene encoding acetyl-CoA carboxylase carboxyl transferase subunit alpha, which translates to MAGELEFEKPVIELRDKIAELKKFTQNSDMDLSAEITKLEARLERLEEDIYTNLKAWDRVQIARHPNRPTTLDYIEHLFTDFFECHGDRYFGDDEAIVGGIAKFKGLPVTVIGQQRGKDTKENIRRNFGMPHPEGYRKALRLMHQADKFNRPIICFIDTKGAYPGKAAEERGQSEAIAKNLFEMAGLSVPVISIVIGEGGSGGALALGVANRLFMLENSTYSVISPEGAAAILWKDSGLAKKAAETMKITAPDLKELDIIDHVIKEVRGGAHRDVKKQAGYIDEVLKDALKSLLKLDQTELIQQRYDKYKSIGKISTENQYVGVK; encoded by the coding sequence GTGGCTGGAGAATTAGAATTTGAAAAGCCGGTAATCGAACTGCGCGATAAGATTGCCGAACTGAAAAAGTTTACACAGAATTCGGATATGGATTTAAGCGCTGAAATTACAAAGCTTGAAGCGCGTCTGGAACGGCTTGAAGAAGATATCTATACAAACCTGAAAGCCTGGGACAGAGTCCAGATTGCAAGGCATCCGAACCGTCCGACAACGCTCGATTATATCGAACATCTCTTTACCGATTTTTTCGAATGCCACGGGGATCGTTATTTCGGTGATGATGAAGCGATTGTCGGCGGCATCGCCAAGTTCAAGGGGCTTCCTGTTACCGTCATCGGCCAACAGCGGGGGAAGGATACAAAAGAGAACATCCGCCGCAATTTCGGGATGCCGCATCCGGAAGGATACCGAAAAGCGCTGAGGCTGATGCATCAAGCTGATAAATTTAACAGGCCGATCATTTGCTTTATCGATACAAAAGGAGCTTATCCGGGAAAAGCGGCTGAAGAAAGAGGGCAAAGCGAGGCCATCGCGAAAAACCTTTTTGAAATGGCAGGACTCTCCGTGCCCGTCATCTCCATCGTCATCGGCGAAGGAGGAAGCGGGGGAGCCCTTGCGCTCGGCGTTGCAAACCGCTTATTCATGCTGGAAAACTCAACTTATTCGGTGATCTCTCCAGAAGGCGCGGCAGCGATTCTCTGGAAGGATTCAGGGCTCGCCAAAAAAGCGGCTGAAACAATGAAAATCACCGCTCCCGATCTGAAAGAATTAGATATTATCGATCATGTTATAAAAGAAGTAAGAGGCGGAGCACACCGCGATGTGAAGAAGCAGGCCGGATATATTGATGAAGTGCTGAAAGATGCGCTCAAGTCCCTGTTGAAACTGGATCAAACGGAGTTAATCCAGCAAAGATATGACAAATATAAATCAATTGGAAAAATCTCGACTGAAAACCAATATGTTGGGGTAAAATAA
- the accD gene encoding acetyl-CoA carboxylase, carboxyltransferase subunit beta — MLKDIFTKKKKKYASVPAEKAKQDVPEGIMTKCPNCKKIMLTKELDKNLRVCMNCGYHLQMNAKQRIKSLVDDQTFEEFNQDMVSENPLEFPGYLEKLEKDKEKTSLNEAVVTGKGMIDGHPAVVAVMDSSFRMGSMGSVVGEKITLAIEKAREEKIPFIIFTASGGARMQEGLLSLMQMAKTSSALKLFSEEQGLIISVMTHPTTGGVSASFASLGDYNLAEPGALIGFAGRRIIEQTIREELPEDFQTAEFLLKHGQLDSVVHRADMRKTLGSILSMHQTGGDLEWLEN, encoded by the coding sequence TTGTTAAAAGATATATTCACTAAAAAGAAAAAGAAATACGCTTCCGTTCCCGCGGAAAAGGCGAAGCAAGATGTGCCGGAAGGGATTATGACCAAATGCCCCAACTGCAAAAAAATCATGCTCACAAAAGAGCTCGATAAAAACTTAAGGGTCTGCATGAACTGCGGCTATCATCTGCAAATGAACGCGAAGCAGCGTATAAAAAGCCTGGTTGACGACCAGACTTTTGAAGAATTTAATCAGGATATGGTCTCGGAAAATCCGCTCGAATTCCCGGGTTACCTGGAGAAGCTTGAAAAAGACAAGGAAAAGACGTCTTTAAACGAGGCTGTCGTAACCGGAAAAGGCATGATCGACGGGCATCCGGCGGTCGTCGCAGTAATGGACTCAAGCTTCAGAATGGGAAGCATGGGATCTGTTGTCGGTGAAAAAATTACGCTGGCGATTGAAAAAGCGAGAGAAGAAAAAATTCCTTTCATCATTTTTACAGCTTCCGGAGGAGCGAGAATGCAGGAAGGCCTTCTCAGTTTGATGCAGATGGCGAAAACAAGCTCCGCACTGAAGCTCTTCAGCGAAGAACAAGGCTTGATCATTTCGGTGATGACACATCCGACGACAGGCGGGGTGTCCGCAAGCTTTGCGTCCCTCGGAGACTACAATCTCGCCGAGCCAGGCGCCCTGATCGGCTTTGCAGGCAGAAGAATTATTGAACAAACGATCCGTGAAGAACTGCCCGAGGATTTTCAGACGGCAGAATTCCTGCTGAAACACGGACAGCTTGACTCCGTCGTTCACAGAGCCGACATGAGAAAAACGCTCGGCAGCATTTTAAGCATGCACCAAACTGGAGGTGATCTCGAGTGGCTGGAGAATTAG